The following proteins are co-located in the Primulina tabacum isolate GXHZ01 chromosome 11, ASM2559414v2, whole genome shotgun sequence genome:
- the LOC142519566 gene encoding uncharacterized protein LOC142519566, whose translation MAGIVPPSSNIDTRWILDTGANDHIVGRHGFLGNFKSYATATGSIQLPNGSTTKITNLGSMYLNKAITLSNDLSSGRIMGIGKESHGLYYLDNSSLQSSNVSTPSTLPASQFQLYRSSLSAGPFNTPTHHGKRFFITIVDDFTRSTWVYLMHSKLDVLPLIKRFLIFIKTQFSADVKTIRTDNAMEFCQQECSAIFHSLGILHQRSCPYTPQQNGLVERKHRHILNIARSLMFQASFPTPYWGFCVLASVYIINRTPTPLLSNKTPFEALFGSSPSYSHLRVLGCLCYVSTLPKGDKFAPRASACVFLGYSSNQKGYKVQDLTTKRFFVSRDIVFHEDIFPFSRVPDIQPIFSILDVPIPIPEPLPPPPHPQAPSPDHVPCPTRHSTRISRPPIRSHDYICSNSHSSFSCTHSLSNYVQYTGLSHDYRAFLSSFSAIKEPSTYHEAILDPRWQHAMDLELQALASNHTWEIVDLPQGKIPIANK comes from the exons ATGGCAGGTATTGTTCCACCTTCTTCTAATATTGACACCAGATGGATACTTGATACAGGCGCAAATGATCACATAGTTGGGCGTCATGGTTTCCTTGGAAACTTTAAGTCTTATGCCACTGCCACGGGTTCAATCCAATTGCCAAATGGTAGTACTACCAAAATTACCAATTTAGGATCCATGTATCTTAACAAAGCCATTACTCTTTCCAAT GACCTCTCAAGTGGGAGGATAATGGGGATTGGTAAGGAGAGTCATGGCTTATACTACCTAGACAATTCCAGTTTGCAGTCCAGCAATGTTTCCACTCCTTCTACATTGCCAGCCTCTCAATTTCAATTGTATAGATCGTCACTTTCCGCT GGTCCCTTTAATACGCCCACGCATCATGGGAAGCGTTTTTTTATTACTATTGTTGATGATTTCACGCGTTCCACTTGGGTATACCTCATGCATTCTAAATTAGATGTCCTTCCCTTAATCAAGCGATTCTTGATTTTCATTAAGACACAATTTTCGGCTGATGTTAAAACCATTAGGACTGATAACGCTATGGAGTTTTGCCAGCAGGAATGTTCTGCCATTTTCCATTCCCTCGGCATTCTCCACCAACGTTCATGTCCATATACCCCTCAACAAAATGGCTTAGTGGAACGCAAACACCGACATATCCTCAACATTGCTCGTTCCTTGATGTTCCAAGCTTCTTTTCCAACTCCATACTGGGGATTTTGTGTGCTTGCTTCGGTTTACATTATTAATCGAACACCAACACCCCTTTTATCAAATAAGACACCCTTTGAAGCATTGTTTGGTTCTTCGCCTTCTTATTCACATCTACGGGTTTTGGGTTGCTTGTGTTACGTTTCCACTTTACCCAAAGGAGATAAATTTGCCCCTCGTGCCAGTGCTTGTGTCTTTCTTGGCTATTCCAGTAACCAAAAAGGATACAAGGTTCAAGATCTAACCACCAAAAGATTTTTTGTTTCCAGGGACATCGTATTTCATGAAGATATATTTCCCTTCTCACGTGTTCCAGATATCCAGCCTATCTTTTCCATCTTAGATGTGCCCATTCCTATCCCTGAACCCTTACCACCGCCTCCCCACCCACAAGCACCTTCTCCTGATCATGTCCCCTGTCCTACTCGCCACTCCACTCGCATTTCCAGACCACCCATTCGGTCTCATGACTACATTTGCTCTAACTCTCATTCATCTTTCTCCTGTACACATTCTCTTTCCAACTATGTTCAATATACTGGTCTATCCCATGATTATCGTGCTTTTCTATCATCTTTCTCTGCAATAAAAGAACCTTCCACCTACCATGAGGCAATTCTTGATCCCCGTTGGCAACATGCTATGGACCTCGAGTTACAGGCTTTGGCCAGTAATCATACATGGGAGATTGTTGATCTTCCTCAAGGGAAAATTCCTATTGCAAATAAGTGA